The Akkermansia muciniphila genome contains a region encoding:
- a CDS encoding AMP-binding protein, which translates to MSATGTSLPWDRDNGPCVMAPPHLKDWGERAAAFLSRQGMDKAVAFTTSGSSGSPPKAILFTRRALDACARGALDHLHAERGDWCCPLPVWHVGGAMIHLRAALAGTAVHTLHGKWNPHAYADLMKSSGARWSSLVPTQVIDLVSHRLQAPATAGCIIVGGGALDLEMGRKARALGWPVVQSYGMTESGSQLATALPGDPYHTDRLSLLPHWEAATDEGGLLRFQGEGKLCGRLLTQADGGFLLERVAPQEWWRTRDLARLEGRLLTFLRRADRLVKVLGELVDPDAVQDALRRSVPEAVVEAVPHPRAGTELVACGPSAALLEQACREWNAAAPGPQRIRSVMETPLPLTVMGKLDRSRLRALLREQPEKRREV; encoded by the coding sequence ATGTCCGCCACCGGAACATCCCTGCCCTGGGACCGGGACAACGGCCCCTGCGTGATGGCGCCACCCCATTTGAAGGACTGGGGGGAACGTGCCGCGGCCTTTCTTTCCCGCCAGGGGATGGACAAGGCCGTTGCCTTTACCACGTCCGGTTCTTCCGGTTCCCCGCCCAAAGCCATTTTATTCACCCGCCGCGCCTTGGACGCCTGCGCGCGCGGCGCGCTGGACCACCTGCACGCGGAACGCGGGGACTGGTGCTGCCCGCTGCCCGTCTGGCACGTGGGAGGCGCCATGATCCACCTGCGCGCCGCCCTGGCCGGGACCGCCGTCCATACGCTTCACGGCAAGTGGAATCCGCATGCTTATGCGGACCTGATGAAAAGTTCCGGGGCCCGCTGGTCCTCCCTGGTCCCCACGCAGGTTATTGACCTGGTCAGCCATCGCCTCCAGGCTCCGGCCACCGCCGGATGCATTATTGTGGGCGGGGGGGCGCTGGACTTGGAAATGGGGCGGAAGGCACGCGCCCTGGGCTGGCCCGTGGTGCAGAGCTACGGCATGACGGAGTCCGGCTCCCAGCTGGCTACCGCCCTCCCCGGCGATCCCTACCACACGGACCGCCTTTCCCTTCTGCCGCACTGGGAGGCGGCAACGGATGAAGGAGGGCTCCTGCGCTTCCAGGGGGAAGGCAAGTTGTGCGGACGCCTGCTGACGCAGGCCGATGGAGGTTTTCTGCTGGAACGGGTGGCCCCGCAGGAGTGGTGGCGCACCCGTGACCTGGCGCGCCTGGAAGGGCGCCTGCTGACCTTCCTGCGCCGGGCTGACAGGCTCGTCAAGGTTCTGGGGGAACTGGTGGACCCGGATGCCGTTCAGGATGCCCTGCGCCGCAGCGTTCCGGAGGCCGTGGTGGAGGCCGTCCCGCATCCGCGCGCGGGAACCGAACTGGTCGCCTGCGGGCCTTCCGCGGCATTGCTGGAACAGGCCTGCCGTGAATGGAATGCGGCGGCTCCCGGCCCCCAGCGCATCCGTTCCGTCATGGAGACGCCTCTTCCCCTGACGGTGATGGGGAAACTGGACCGCAGCCGGCTGCGCGCCCTGCTGCGGGAACAGCCGGAAAAACGCCGGGAGGTTTAG